In Polaribacter sp. Hel_I_88, the following proteins share a genomic window:
- a CDS encoding serine hydrolase gives MIKYSFLLIAILFVSFNYAQKNVNSIKTIDNFLTEEYPKKEPGAVVLIAKKGEIIYEKAFGLSSIKPKRKLKTAMVFQLASMSKQFVSAAILQLVEEGKMALTDSIQKYVPYYPSKKYTITIHHLLAQTSGIPNYFDVDDNEFFLLAQEHTPEKLINYYKDEQLLFEPGTKWAYSNSNYPLLGAALEKVTHLSLKIYLRINIFEPLQMNSTGLWYTKNTKKKKIVTGYNSKKGVLFPAPKMVGSALYAPGGIVSTAKDLFLWNEALKNKKIISKYVVEQLTTEKKTTDGKGTGYGYGFFLRNVQGSKTIQHGGNLFGFTTNGMYLPKEDIYICILSNTKFDRTDEISNYIASILIEKPLKIFTKKEVSSEKLKEYVGIYKLQGDVERVFEIKLFDNQLILSDTKNPEGDAVLTPSKKDEFLLKAISVSFKFFRDTDGRISGYTAKQDKIYTFKKVK, from the coding sequence ATGATAAAATATAGTTTTCTTTTAATCGCCATACTTTTTGTAAGTTTTAATTATGCTCAAAAAAATGTAAATTCGATAAAAACAATCGATAATTTTCTTACTGAAGAATATCCAAAGAAAGAACCTGGAGCAGTTGTTTTAATTGCTAAAAAAGGAGAAATTATCTACGAAAAAGCATTTGGTTTATCATCTATAAAACCAAAAAGAAAGCTAAAAACAGCTATGGTTTTTCAGTTAGCATCTATGAGCAAACAATTTGTTTCTGCTGCAATTTTGCAGTTGGTAGAAGAAGGAAAAATGGCTTTAACAGATTCTATTCAAAAATATGTGCCTTATTATCCATCAAAAAAATATACAATAACCATTCATCATTTGTTAGCACAAACATCAGGTATTCCCAATTATTTTGATGTTGATGACAATGAGTTTTTTTTATTAGCTCAAGAACATACTCCAGAAAAATTGATCAATTATTATAAAGATGAACAATTATTATTTGAACCAGGAACAAAATGGGCTTATAGTAATTCTAATTATCCATTATTGGGTGCAGCTTTAGAAAAAGTAACCCATTTATCTTTAAAAATATATTTAAGAATTAACATTTTTGAACCTTTACAAATGAATTCCACAGGACTTTGGTATACAAAAAACACCAAAAAAAAGAAAATTGTAACAGGTTATAATAGTAAAAAAGGCGTTTTATTTCCTGCTCCAAAAATGGTTGGTTCTGCTTTATATGCACCAGGTGGAATTGTTTCTACTGCAAAAGATTTATTTCTTTGGAATGAAGCTTTAAAGAACAAAAAAATCATCTCTAAATATGTTGTTGAACAATTAACAACAGAGAAAAAAACGACAGATGGAAAAGGAACAGGTTATGGTTATGGTTTTTTTTTAAGAAACGTACAAGGAAGTAAAACCATACAACATGGAGGAAATTTATTTGGTTTTACAACAAACGGAATGTATTTGCCAAAAGAAGACATTTATATCTGTATTTTATCCAATACGAAGTTTGATAGAACAGACGAAATCTCAAACTATATTGCCAGTATTTTAATTGAAAAGCCACTAAAAATTTTCACAAAAAAGGAAGTTTCATCAGAAAAACTAAAAGAATATGTGGGCATTTATAAATTACAAGGAGATGTGGAAAGGGTGTTCGAAATCAAATTATTTGACAATCAATTAATTTTAAGTGACACTAAAAATCCTGAAGGAGATGCTGTTTTAACGCCATCAAAAAAAGATGAATTTCTATTAAAAGCAATAAGTGTTTCTTTTAAATTTTTTAGAGATACTGATGGTAGAATTAGCGGTTATACAGCAAAACAAGACAAAATCTACACTTTTAAAAAAGTGAAATAA
- a CDS encoding AraC family transcriptional regulator, whose translation MNFPFGFGQKSSLLLIFFFHGIVFSFLLLKKGVLYNNKASKWLSFLLFLCAMYIAPYMLGYANWYSNKTTREILFFVPFMQVLLIGPVIYFYTKSLLNTAFKISTKELLHFIPALLYLMYSLIIFITDKLILDEFYFYADGRDKDLANWYQSAGVISMSFYLILSLIHYSNYKKLVFEKVSFAESILFQWIQNFLIAFLAIIILRVLLFVLNPEWGEFGSQFWHYIMFSFVVLYISINGYANSVKMSFLSDVNSENINVFDEIEIKEKPKQEVINQQEIKIWKEKILQLIQEEKIYKNPKLTLFDVAKLLNTNTKTVSNSINSGFEMNFNDFINKYRIEAVKEKLKNGEHQKSTLLGIAFDCGFNSKATFNRAFKKNTSLSPKDYLKKLG comes from the coding sequence ATGAATTTCCCTTTTGGTTTTGGACAAAAAAGTTCGCTTTTACTAATCTTCTTTTTTCACGGAATTGTATTCTCTTTTTTACTATTAAAAAAAGGCGTTTTGTACAACAACAAGGCTAGTAAATGGTTGAGTTTTTTGCTGTTTTTATGTGCCATGTACATTGCACCATATATGTTAGGTTATGCAAATTGGTATTCGAATAAAACAACAAGAGAAATCTTATTTTTTGTTCCTTTTATGCAAGTTTTATTAATTGGACCTGTTATTTATTTCTACACAAAAAGCTTGTTAAATACTGCTTTTAAAATCTCAACAAAAGAACTTTTACACTTTATTCCTGCACTTCTTTATTTAATGTATAGCTTGATAATTTTTATTACAGATAAACTCATTTTAGACGAATTTTACTTTTATGCTGATGGAAGAGATAAAGATTTGGCAAATTGGTATCAATCAGCAGGTGTAATTTCCATGTCTTTTTATTTGATTTTGAGTTTAATACATTATTCAAACTACAAAAAACTGGTGTTTGAGAAAGTTAGTTTTGCGGAATCAATTTTATTTCAATGGATTCAAAATTTTTTGATTGCATTTTTAGCAATTATCATCTTAAGAGTTTTACTCTTTGTTTTAAATCCTGAATGGGGAGAATTCGGAAGTCAGTTTTGGCATTACATTATGTTTTCTTTTGTAGTGCTTTATATTTCCATAAATGGATATGCAAATTCTGTGAAAATGTCTTTTTTGAGTGATGTAAATTCTGAAAATATTAATGTTTTTGATGAAATTGAAATCAAAGAAAAACCGAAACAAGAAGTTATTAATCAACAAGAAATTAAAATTTGGAAAGAAAAAATATTACAGTTAATTCAAGAAGAAAAAATCTATAAAAACCCCAAATTGACACTTTTTGATGTCGCTAAATTGTTAAATACCAATACCAAAACAGTTTCTAATAGTATCAATTCAGGATTTGAAATGAATTTTAACGATTTTATCAATAAGTATAGAATTGAAGCCGTAAAAGAAAAGCTAAAAAACGGAGAACATCAAAAATCAACCTTATTAGGCATCGCTTTTGACTGTGGATTTAATAGCAAGGCTACTTTTAACAGAGCATTTAAAAAAAACACATCTTTATCGCCAAAAGATTATTTAAAGAAGTTAGGCTGA
- a CDS encoding AraC family transcriptional regulator, producing the protein MNSFENFLNNIILLGVIQGIITTILLFRIKANQKANKLLAWIILLISLACLNLFFLETLQNTSTLFEILEAIIPLVIIMPIGPLIYFYIKTILNPDFKINQSKRKHFYSTILDFAPNIVVVFYIILGFLGFINNTTFDLGNFIYYYNKFVDIPRWLSLTIYLWFTYKLISNHKSDVTNEVFTKWTKNFTLGFTIFSIIWFFHLVPYLIPSLSNILLSNLGWYPVYIPLIILVYWLGINGYIISFKTYKKNSKSLLINDEVVAKTIEILNNLMKDDKLYLNGSLQLKDIVKQTNIPQKTISAVLNQHFNSSFNEFVNTYRIEEFKKRLLSDNKEKFTITGIAFECGFNSQATFQRVFKANTKLSPSQFRKMHLKT; encoded by the coding sequence TTGAACTCTTTTGAAAACTTTCTGAATAATATTATCTTATTAGGAGTAATTCAAGGAATTATAACCACTATTTTATTATTCCGAATAAAAGCAAACCAGAAAGCAAATAAATTATTGGCTTGGATTATTTTGCTGATTTCTTTGGCGTGTTTAAACTTATTTTTTCTAGAAACTTTACAGAATACCTCTACTCTTTTTGAAATTTTAGAAGCAATAATTCCTTTGGTTATTATTATGCCAATTGGTCCTTTAATTTACTTTTATATAAAAACAATTTTAAATCCAGATTTTAAAATTAACCAATCAAAAAGAAAACATTTTTACAGTACTATTTTAGATTTTGCACCAAATATTGTGGTTGTTTTTTACATAATTCTAGGGTTTTTAGGGTTTATAAATAACACTACTTTTGATTTAGGAAACTTTATTTACTATTACAATAAGTTTGTAGATATTCCAAGATGGCTTTCTTTAACCATTTATTTATGGTTTACTTATAAACTGATTTCAAATCATAAAAGTGATGTTACAAATGAAGTTTTTACAAAATGGACAAAGAATTTTACACTTGGTTTTACCATTTTTTCTATTATTTGGTTTTTTCATTTAGTACCTTATTTAATTCCATCATTATCTAATATTCTTTTAAGTAATTTAGGTTGGTATCCAGTTTACATTCCATTAATTATTTTGGTGTATTGGTTAGGAATTAATGGGTACATCATTAGTTTTAAAACCTATAAAAAAAATTCAAAATCATTATTAATTAATGATGAAGTTGTAGCAAAAACAATCGAGATTTTAAACAATCTTATGAAAGATGACAAACTTTATCTAAATGGCTCTTTGCAATTAAAAGATATTGTTAAGCAAACAAATATTCCTCAAAAAACAATTTCAGCAGTTTTAAATCAGCATTTCAATTCTAGTTTTAACGAGTTCGTGAATACTTACAGAATTGAAGAATTTAAAAAAAGGTTATTAAGTGATAATAAAGAAAAATTTACAATAACGGGTATTGCATTCGAATGTGGTTTTAATTCGCAAGCTACTTTTCAAAGAGTTTTTAAAGCAAATACAAAACTATCTCCTAGTCAATTTAGAAAAATGCATTTAAAAACTTAA
- a CDS encoding CvpA family protein — protein sequence MNIIDIILIVILIFAAVRGFMIGLFSSVASLVAIVAGVFCAIHYSHYVEAEFQDSVLEWSSNTYKIASFAITFLVVILSIIFLGKLLTKLADISSLGLLNKILGGIFGALKWSLLLSVLFLLFDKFNKTIPFVEKETLEESILFTPVKSIVPTLFPAILDNKNPSLKFK from the coding sequence ATGAATATTATTGACATCATTCTTATTGTAATATTAATTTTTGCAGCTGTAAGAGGTTTTATGATAGGGCTTTTTTCTTCAGTAGCATCTTTAGTAGCCATAGTTGCAGGTGTTTTTTGCGCTATTCACTATTCGCATTATGTAGAAGCAGAATTCCAAGATTCTGTTTTGGAGTGGTCCAGTAATACCTATAAAATAGCCTCTTTTGCAATTACTTTTTTAGTAGTAATCCTTAGCATTATTTTTCTTGGAAAACTGTTAACTAAATTGGCAGATATAAGCTCTTTAGGATTGTTAAATAAGATTTTAGGTGGAATTTTTGGAGCGTTAAAATGGTCTTTGCTGTTAAGTGTTCTTTTTCTTTTATTTGATAAATTTAATAAGACAATACCTTTTGTAGAAAAAGAAACCTTAGAAGAATCTATATTATTTACTCCTGTAAAATCGATTGTACCTACTTTGTTTCCTGCAATTTTAGATAATAAAAACCCTTCTTTAAAATTTAAATAG
- a CDS encoding thioredoxin family protein, whose translation MIKKILPILLFISSISFAQHTIKGAVSPELKTDWLILYKIEGTKQVFVNNTTLKTDSLLIGNRKEAVSTFEIQLPASAKPGTYRATYALEGASFIDFFYNNENVSFIFNPEYPQESVAYTESSENTLYNNYINDISVMQQRLDSIQIAVLQNPSLDFKEKYKKAYRDVNAVQNKYVESAKGKYVAPFIKASARKNTPEILSSANDYLANIKNTFFDYLDFSNKTLMNSSFLINRVLDYVFYINYAEDLEQQQVLFKSSIDTVLSKIKNQAYKRDIIQFLIEQFETSKNLEIIDYLFEKHYNKLPINLQDAKFKKEKQALFAAEVGRIAPDFSWTENGRNLKLSTLNDAENYVLVFWSTGCSHCLREIPELYTYMKTKPNTKVIAFALENDSYAWDTYKNTNLQGWHNVLGLNKWENKTARTYQINSTPTYFVLDKNKKIIAKPDEIDDVREFLGKM comes from the coding sequence ATGATCAAAAAAATACTACCTATCTTATTGTTTATCTCATCAATATCTTTTGCACAACATACTATAAAAGGAGCAGTAAGTCCAGAATTAAAGACAGATTGGTTAATACTTTATAAAATTGAAGGCACAAAACAGGTTTTTGTAAATAACACTACTTTAAAAACAGATTCACTTTTAATTGGAAATAGAAAAGAAGCTGTTAGCACTTTCGAAATACAATTACCTGCATCTGCAAAACCAGGAACTTATAGAGCAACATACGCTTTAGAAGGTGCTAGTTTCATAGATTTTTTCTACAATAATGAGAATGTTTCTTTTATTTTTAATCCAGAATATCCACAGGAATCTGTTGCGTATACAGAATCGTCTGAAAACACGTTATACAACAATTATATAAATGATATTTCTGTTATGCAGCAAAGGTTAGACTCTATTCAAATAGCAGTTTTGCAAAACCCAAGTTTAGATTTTAAAGAGAAATATAAAAAAGCGTATAGAGATGTAAACGCTGTTCAAAACAAATATGTTGAATCTGCAAAAGGCAAATATGTTGCTCCATTTATCAAAGCTAGTGCCAGAAAAAATACTCCAGAAATCTTAAGTTCTGCCAATGATTATTTGGCTAATATTAAAAATACGTTTTTCGATTATTTAGATTTCTCGAACAAAACCTTAATGAATTCCTCCTTTTTAATAAACAGAGTTTTAGATTATGTTTTTTATATTAATTATGCTGAAGATTTAGAACAACAACAAGTTCTCTTTAAATCGTCTATTGATACTGTGCTATCTAAAATTAAAAATCAAGCGTATAAAAGAGATATTATTCAGTTTTTAATTGAGCAGTTTGAAACCTCTAAAAATTTAGAAATTATAGATTATTTGTTTGAAAAACATTACAATAAATTACCAATAAATTTACAAGATGCCAAATTTAAAAAAGAAAAACAAGCTTTGTTTGCTGCTGAAGTTGGCAGAATTGCCCCAGATTTTTCTTGGACTGAAAATGGCAGAAACTTAAAATTATCTACTTTAAATGATGCTGAAAATTATGTGTTGGTTTTTTGGAGTACAGGTTGTTCTCATTGTTTAAGAGAAATTCCTGAATTATATACCTACATGAAAACTAAACCAAATACAAAAGTAATTGCGTTTGCTTTAGAGAACGATTCTTATGCTTGGGACACTTATAAAAATACAAATTTACAAGGCTGGCATAATGTTTTAGGTTTAAATAAGTGGGAAAATAAAACTGCAAGAACCTACCAAATAAACTCAACTCCTACTTATTTTGTATTGGATAAAAATAAAAAAATTATTGCAAAACCTGATGAAATTGATGATGTTAGGGAGTTTTTAGGGAAAATGTAA
- a CDS encoding SDR family oxidoreductase, translated as MFFSDKIVWITGASSGIGKALALELSNQNARLILSSRKMEDLVLVKNACKSPDKVKIITLDLEDYPNLKSKANEAIAAFGKVDFLINNGGISQRSLVKDTTILVDKRIMDINYLGTVALTKAILPHFIKNKSGQFVVTTSIVGKIGTPLRSSYAASKHALHGFFDSLRAEIHQENIAVTLVCPGFINTNISKNALTGNGTPQQKMDTATANGIQPERFAKLMLKAIEQRKEEVYISGAKEKLGVYVKRFFPKIFSKMIKKMSVT; from the coding sequence ATGTTTTTTTCTGATAAAATTGTGTGGATTACTGGTGCTTCTTCTGGAATAGGAAAAGCATTGGCTTTAGAATTATCAAACCAAAATGCAAGATTAATTTTATCTTCCAGAAAAATGGAGGATTTAGTGTTGGTGAAAAATGCATGTAAAAGCCCTGATAAGGTAAAAATTATCACTTTAGATTTAGAAGATTATCCAAATCTAAAATCAAAAGCAAATGAAGCTATTGCTGCTTTTGGCAAGGTAGATTTTTTGATAAATAATGGTGGAATTAGTCAACGGTCTTTAGTAAAAGACACCACTATTTTGGTTGATAAAAGAATCATGGATATTAATTATTTAGGAACTGTAGCTTTAACAAAAGCTATTTTGCCTCATTTTATCAAAAATAAAAGCGGGCAATTTGTAGTAACCACAAGTATTGTTGGTAAAATTGGCACACCTTTACGTTCTAGTTATGCAGCAAGTAAACACGCTTTACATGGTTTTTTTGATAGTTTACGAGCAGAAATTCATCAAGAAAATATTGCAGTAACCTTGGTTTGTCCTGGTTTTATAAATACCAATATTTCTAAAAATGCTTTAACAGGAAATGGAACTCCACAGCAAAAAATGGATACTGCTACAGCAAACGGAATTCAGCCAGAACGTTTTGCAAAATTAATGCTAAAAGCCATTGAACAAAGAAAAGAAGAGGTTTATATTTCTGGTGCAAAAGAGAAATTAGGAGTGTATGTAAAACGCTTTTTCCCAAAAATATTTTCGAAAATGATCAAGAAAATGAGTGTTACTTAA
- a CDS encoding LD-carboxypeptidase, whose amino-acid sequence MKKNILFFLLLMIFTLVKAQEKLISPAYLKVGDTIAIVAPAGILQGRQATIQKAQKLAESWGLKVVLGKNIYNQNNHFAGTDNERCQDFQDALDDKSVKAIWAARGGYGSVRILDMLDFTEYKKHPKWIIGYSDITAFHNHIHNLGFETLHAMMPTSLEEKPEEITETIASFKKALFGDNLKYEIPSSTYNRTLSFKQIEGELIGGNLAILTSMLGSKSQLNTENKILFIEEIGEYKYSIDRMLQSLKRAGYFTKVNAVIVGDMSLIKKNTTSWGSSIEQLILDVVPEGIPVLFDFPAGHEAENRALIFGRNIQLKIDSEQYSMSFKK is encoded by the coding sequence ATGAAAAAAAATATACTATTCTTTTTATTGTTGATGATTTTTACACTTGTAAAAGCTCAAGAAAAATTAATAAGTCCAGCTTATTTAAAGGTTGGAGATACGATTGCCATTGTTGCACCTGCTGGAATTTTACAAGGTAGACAAGCAACCATTCAAAAAGCGCAGAAATTAGCAGAAAGTTGGGGTTTAAAAGTAGTTTTGGGGAAGAATATCTACAATCAAAATAATCATTTTGCGGGTACAGATAATGAACGCTGTCAAGATTTTCAAGATGCTTTAGATGATAAAAGTGTGAAAGCAATTTGGGCTGCAAGAGGAGGTTATGGTTCTGTAAGAATTTTAGATATGTTAGATTTTACTGAATATAAAAAGCACCCAAAATGGATAATTGGCTATTCAGATATTACTGCCTTTCACAATCATATTCATAATTTAGGTTTTGAAACGTTGCATGCAATGATGCCCACAAGTTTGGAAGAAAAACCAGAGGAAATTACAGAAACAATTGCATCTTTTAAAAAAGCACTTTTTGGAGACAATTTAAAATATGAGATCCCATCATCAACATACAATAGGACTTTATCATTCAAACAAATTGAAGGAGAATTAATAGGAGGGAATCTGGCAATTTTAACCTCAATGTTGGGTTCTAAAAGTCAGTTAAACACTGAAAATAAAATATTATTTATCGAAGAAATTGGTGAGTATAAATATTCGATTGATAGAATGTTACAAAGTTTAAAACGAGCTGGTTATTTTACAAAAGTAAACGCTGTAATTGTTGGTGATATGTCGTTAATCAAAAAAAATACAACAAGTTGGGGGAGCTCAATTGAGCAACTAATTTTAGATGTTGTACCAGAAGGAATTCCTGTTTTGTTTGATTTTCCTGCTGGTCATGAAGCAGAAAATAGGGCTTTAATTTTTGGAAGAAACATTCAATTGAAAATTGACAGTGAGCAGTATTCAATGAGTTTTAAAAAGTAG
- a CDS encoding Uma2 family endonuclease: MENSVEEPILDYGKVYTYADYLQWRFKERIEIIKGKVFKMSPAPARLHQKVSSKLSRVFLNVFHKSTCEVYVAPFDVRLIDKRKKSVKDEDIITVFQPDICVVCDPKKLDKKGCLGAPDFIIEILSPGNSKKEMKYKYELYEENGVKEYWIVDYREKVIWRYVLKDNIYIGLKPLIEEEIATSSIFPDLSFLVGEIFED; encoded by the coding sequence ATGGAAAATTCTGTTGAAGAACCAATTTTAGATTATGGAAAAGTATATACATATGCAGATTATTTACAATGGCGATTTAAAGAACGTATCGAAATTATAAAAGGCAAAGTTTTTAAAATGTCTCCTGCACCTGCAAGGCTTCATCAAAAAGTTTCCAGTAAATTAAGTAGAGTTTTCTTGAACGTTTTTCATAAATCTACTTGCGAGGTTTATGTTGCTCCTTTTGATGTTCGCTTAATTGATAAAAGAAAAAAGTCTGTAAAAGATGAAGATATAATTACTGTTTTTCAGCCAGATATTTGTGTGGTTTGTGACCCTAAAAAATTAGATAAAAAAGGTTGTTTAGGAGCTCCAGATTTTATTATCGAAATTTTATCTCCAGGAAACTCTAAAAAAGAGATGAAATATAAATACGAATTGTATGAAGAGAATGGCGTAAAAGAATATTGGATTGTAGATTATCGTGAAAAAGTAATTTGGCGTTATGTTTTAAAAGATAATATTTACATCGGTTTAAAACCATTAATTGAGGAAGAAATAGCAACAAGTTCTATTTTCCCTGATTTAAGCTTTTTAGTTGGCGAAATTTTTGAAGATTAA
- a CDS encoding serine hydrolase, producing MKIYISILILFCATSSIAQDSDLRKIDSIVNSKITENDPALFVGIVKDGKIIYQKTRGLISLQHQVKATEKSVSNIASTAKQFTALMILQLSIEEKLSLEDDIRKYLPTFYPKVKEAIKIRHLLNHTSGVRDFYDLMSIQQNPWWRREGLDNNDALELLEKQQDLAFKPGSRYLYSNSGYTILTKIIAVASGEDFHDYSKNFFENLGMKNTQFLKDYMYVIPNIALPYSDWGDGIWQQYPMITNLYGDGFLFTSLEDQLIFEKAVQNANHNNNRLLIESQKPIKNSEIQTYGFGLELEDRLNRKSVHHSGRTGSYHSQIVRYPDDKLSVFVMSNNSRLWSGAIADEITNVLLLTKELKNNYNKKIKETENLNITDAIVGQYRSPGAYLIRIESKEGKLFWRNGNNNPRELVQENKNIYKMKSNPSLKVGFFKNELNLFYESGKIAVYEKIPYEKPTLADLESYEGEYYSTELEMSFTIDLKPDNTLKISLEKWDEPVDLAVLNRNELLVYDYILKIKRDQFSRVVEILLTTNRVLNNKFVKKTKLKFQPKIETENGSINVTTIGSKNGNSSQILLTKNYTNGNEIWSQQFGGKSYDKANSIIATKDGYLIIGSTSSFGNGNYDMFVIKTDKKGKKIWQNTYGGFYNEYGYSAEKTDTGFLLKGTKQNCTSNSDIFNRKCTTNVWVVAIDKKGKEISNTVLEEIE from the coding sequence ATGAAAATATATATTTCAATTTTGATCCTTTTTTGTGCAACTTCTTCAATTGCTCAAGATTCAGATCTCAGAAAAATTGATTCTATTGTAAACTCAAAAATTACTGAAAATGATCCTGCATTGTTTGTAGGAATTGTAAAAGATGGTAAAATAATTTATCAAAAAACAAGAGGTTTAATTAGCTTACAACATCAAGTAAAAGCAACTGAAAAATCGGTTTCAAATATTGCATCAACAGCAAAACAATTTACGGCTTTAATGATTTTGCAGTTATCAATTGAAGAAAAATTGAGCTTGGAAGATGACATCAGAAAATACCTGCCAACTTTTTATCCAAAAGTAAAAGAAGCCATTAAAATTAGGCATCTTTTAAACCATACAAGTGGTGTTCGAGACTTTTATGATTTAATGAGTATTCAGCAAAATCCTTGGTGGAGAAGAGAAGGTTTAGACAACAACGATGCTTTAGAATTGTTAGAAAAACAGCAAGACTTAGCATTTAAACCAGGATCAAGATATCTGTATAGTAATTCTGGTTACACGATTCTAACAAAAATAATAGCTGTTGCTTCTGGTGAGGATTTTCATGACTATTCTAAAAATTTCTTCGAAAACTTAGGAATGAAAAATACACAATTTTTGAAAGATTATATGTACGTAATTCCAAATATAGCATTGCCATATTCTGATTGGGGAGATGGAATTTGGCAACAATACCCAATGATTACCAATTTGTATGGAGATGGATTTTTATTCACGTCTTTAGAAGATCAATTAATCTTTGAAAAAGCTGTTCAGAATGCTAATCATAACAACAATCGTTTGCTAATTGAAAGTCAAAAACCAATTAAAAATAGCGAAATACAAACCTATGGTTTTGGTTTGGAATTGGAAGATCGATTAAATAGAAAATCTGTACATCATTCAGGAAGAACAGGCTCATATCATTCGCAAATAGTAAGATATCCAGATGATAAATTGAGTGTTTTTGTAATGAGCAACAACAGCAGACTTTGGAGTGGCGCAATTGCAGATGAAATTACAAACGTTTTGTTACTAACAAAAGAACTAAAAAATAATTATAATAAAAAAATTAAGGAAACTGAAAATTTGAATATTACTGATGCTATTGTTGGCCAATATCGATCTCCAGGAGCGTATTTAATTAGAATTGAAAGCAAAGAGGGAAAATTGTTTTGGAGAAATGGGAATAATAATCCGCGAGAATTGGTTCAAGAAAACAAAAATATTTATAAAATGAAAAGTAACCCGAGTTTAAAAGTGGGTTTCTTTAAAAATGAATTGAACTTATTTTATGAATCTGGAAAAATAGCTGTTTATGAGAAAATTCCTTATGAAAAACCAACGTTAGCAGATTTAGAAAGTTACGAAGGTGAATATTATAGTACTGAATTAGAAATGTCTTTTACTATTGATTTAAAACCAGATAATACTTTAAAAATATCTTTAGAAAAATGGGATGAACCTGTAGATTTGGCGGTTTTAAATAGAAATGAATTGTTGGTTTATGACTATATTTTAAAGATTAAAAGAGATCAATTTAGTAGAGTTGTTGAAATTTTATTAACTACAAATAGAGTTTTAAATAACAAATTTGTCAAAAAAACAAAACTGAAATTTCAACCGAAAATTGAAACCGAAAACGGATCAATAAATGTGACTACAATTGGTTCTAAAAACGGGAATTCATCTCAGATTTTACTCACTAAAAACTACACAAACGGAAATGAAATTTGGTCGCAGCAATTTGGTGGAAAAAGTTATGACAAAGCAAATTCAATAATTGCAACAAAAGATGGATACCTAATTATTGGCTCTACAAGTTCTTTTGGAAATGGAAATTACGATATGTTTGTAATTAAAACCGATAAAAAAGGAAAGAAAATTTGGCAAAATACGTATGGAGGTTTTTATAATGAATATGGCTATTCAGCAGAAAAAACAGATACTGGTTTTTTACTAAAAGGAACAAAACAGAATTGTACTTCTAATTCTGATATTTTTAATAGAAAATGCACCACCAATGTTTGGGTTGTTGCTATTGATAAAAAAGGGAAAGAGATTTCTAATACAGTTTTGGAAGAGATTGAATAA
- a CDS encoding YraN family protein codes for MAAHNELGEKGEKFAVEYLLKNDYKILEKNYRYLKAEVDIIAQKGHTLVGVEVKTRSSDYYGDPQDFITPKKIKLLVSAVDYYVVQRDLDVEVRFDIIAILYQNNRFTMEHFEDAFLYF; via the coding sequence ATGGCAGCACACAATGAACTTGGTGAAAAAGGAGAAAAATTTGCAGTTGAATATTTACTCAAAAACGATTATAAAATTCTTGAGAAAAACTATCGATATTTAAAAGCAGAAGTAGATATCATTGCTCAAAAAGGACACACTTTGGTTGGAGTTGAAGTAAAAACAAGAAGTTCAGATTATTATGGAGATCCACAAGATTTTATCACTCCCAAAAAAATAAAATTACTAGTTTCTGCAGTCGATTATTATGTGGTGCAAAGAGATTTAGATGTTGAAGTACGTTTTGATATTATTGCTATTTTATATCAAAACAATAGATTTACAATGGAACATTTTGAAGATGCTTTTTTGTATTTCTAA